The DNA segment CCGCCCGCcggaggccccgggccggggaggtcTCTGACGCAGGTCCTACCTGCACTCACACCGCACGTGCTCGGTGAAGGTCAGCTCCATGTAGGACGTCTGCTCCTCAGATTTGATCTTCAGGAGCTGAAAGGGGGGGAACGCGTTGCCGGGGAGCGGTTCGGACGCCCGGGCCCCTCCTCCGGCTACGACCCGGGCGTccggccctctcctccgcccggtAGGGAAAGGCCCCGGCCGGTTCgagccggccccggccggcccggggcagacgggagcccggagcccggagggggtgggggattaGGCCGGGAGAGGAGCCGGGACCCACCTGCATGGTGACGTTGGCCGTCTCCACGGGGACGCACCGGAGGCTCTCGTCCCCGCAGCAGCCGGTGCAGCGCCGCAGCGAGACGCACGAGGGGCTGAACATGTGCTCCACCTCGCCGGGGTACTCGGCCACGATCTCCACCAGCTTCTCCAGGGAGCGGCAGAAGCTGCGACCCCAAACCTCCTGGAAGGGCAGCACTGCGCGGGGGAAGCGGAACGGGGCCGCAGGTTTCGGGCCGGGGCGCCGGGCAGCCCgtccaccccccgccgccccgtccgATCGTCTCTCTCGAGCGCGCGGGACAGTACGATGCGAAAATAaaccgacgcattccctgcccacggcgagcttccgGTCCCTTccacccgggctctctccatccGCTGTCCCCtttggggcggggaatgtgcctgtgtcatgatgtcctctcccgagcgctcgggagcgctccgcacacagtagccgCCCGCTAGATACGAAGGACCGAGTGACCCCCGCCTCCCGGGTTGGATCCCTAACCCCTCCTCCGttaccgagaagcggcgtggccgagaggatagagcccgggcctgggagtcagaaggacctgggttctaatcccggctccgccgctcttctgctgtggggcctcgggcgagtccctcgggcctcggggacctcagcggtaaaatggggacgaagaccgggagccccgtgtcggACGGGGACTAGCCGATTCgcctgtttctaccccggtgcttagagcagcgcctggtatggtaagcgcttaacgaataccgtacatatatatattttacttTTACGCGTATCCCGATCTCTCAACTCCTTCGGCCCCCCCCCCTCTGGTGAACGTGGGGGTGAAGGGCCTCCCCCCATAATCTCCTCTTCAGCTTGGACTTGAGCTCTGAGTTCCAGTCCAAGCCAGACTCTTCGGCCTTCAGACCCCTAACTCCGCTGCCCGGACAGGGCCTGTCCGGGAGGTCTTCTATCGACCCTTTCCCGCTCCCTCGCTTCTTGCGgggaccctccccctccgcgGGTAGAGTCGGGGGTCCAGGTTCACCTCGCCAAGTTACCGCTGGCCCCGCGTGCCCCGAAGCCCCCCGGGGGAGGAAACCCAACCCCCCTCGGAGGGTCGGGAAAGGAGGGGGGTCCCCGGAAAATCGTCGGGACGCGGGGAAGCAGCTGCAGAGCCCAGAAAGAGGCGCTCATCCGGACCGGACCGGCAGTCTCGGGGGGAGGAGCCGGGCACCTAAGCgggccagggggctgggggccgccTGCTAGACCTGCCTCGTGGGGCCTCGGGGGCCTCCCACGCTTCCCGAGCCGTGAGCGGGCCCCAGGAGGGCTTTAGTGGCCCGCCCCTGTCGGTCTAAGCGTGGGATCTCTCTGGTCCGAAAGGACAGACAAAACGAGAAAAACACAGGCCGACCCGAGCGGCCTTA comes from the Ornithorhynchus anatinus isolate Pmale09 chromosome 1, mOrnAna1.pri.v4, whole genome shotgun sequence genome and includes:
- the PGF gene encoding placenta growth factor; amino-acid sequence: MRLLTCFLQLLAGLALPTPPPQRDRLSGNSSTSEGEVLPFQEVWGRSFCRSLEKLVEIVAEYPGEVEHMFSPSCVSLRRCTGCCGDESLRCVPVETANVTMQLLKIKSEEQTSYMELTFTEHVRCECRPRREKMKPERRRSKDRGKRKRERPRPTGCHLCSAAPPRR